The genomic window TCCATGCATTCAACTACATACCATGTTCTGAGTCAGGAGTCAGGTACACAAGGGTTTCCAGAGGAAATAAACTAAAGCAGTCTTCTTCTTCTATATCTAGCTGAAAATGCAAACAGTCCAATGTTAAAACAGCTCacggccaggtggggtggctcacacccataatcccaacactttgggaggctgaggcgggaggatcacttgagctcagaagttcaagaccagcctgggcaacatggtgaaacccagtctctactaaaaatacaaaacaattagccaggcatggtggcatgtgcctgtagtcccagttataatacttaggagtctgagatgcgaggatggcttgagcccaggaggcggaggttgcagagagccaagatcatgccactgcactctagcctggctaaaaaaaaaaaaaaaaaaaaaaaaaaaaaaaaagctcaaagtTCAACAGCTAGTTACTGGGCTTTGAGTTTCTATCAGGCATAGCTCTAGGTTTATCAAGGAACTGCATGTGTGACAGACTGACAGCTGCTTCTCAGAAAGTACTTAGGAGGGAAAGTAGACACAGACATTCAAACCTATTTGAAATGAGACAGCGACATGGGGTTCTGACAGAGGTACGGGGAGCATGTTCCAGGACTACCGATGAGGGAGTAACAACATCAGGATGACCTTCTGGGGAAGGAAATGCTGGAACTGGGTTTCTgaaaggagatttaaaaaaaaaaaaaaaaaaaaaaccacagggtctggctctgtcacccaggctggagtgccatggcacatctaggctcactgcaacctctgcctctcaggttcaagtgatcctccagcttcagccccctgagtagctgggactacaggcacgcaccactgtacccagctaatgtttgtatttttagtagaggtggggttttgccatattgcctaggctagtctcgaactcctgagctcaaacaatccacctgcctcagcctcccaaagtgctaggattacaggtgtgagccaccatgcctggcctcaaaagaGATAATACTGACATACACAAAAGGAGAAGAACTCAAAACTGAGGGAATCACCTAAGAAAGGCAAGAAGACAGGAAAGTAAGGGAACTATGTGGACCTGTAAAAGGAACTGTTTGGCTTctgtaaaataatcattttaaaaagtacatagaaGAAAACTGGAACTAGCTGCACTGCAAGAGAGACTGTGAAGACAGTAACAGCAAAACAGCTGGCTGTGCAGCCCTGTGCAATGCACCCTTCACATTCATCTTCCGTGGACCTTCCTGGGGAAGGCCACAACTGCTGTCTCAGCTACACAATGCAAACACACTGGGCATTTTCAGTGACATTTCTGAGAAACTCATCTGGATTCTTGCATGTATATGTATCACTAAATGTATGAGATCCTAAAGAGAGGTGAAAAGTACCTTAGTACTCCCTAAAACTTATCTTAAATTTGCATTACTTCTAAAAGGATTCCTTCTCTTCCCCCAAAACTCATGTTTCCCAGTTCACCATTAATGAGAACAAGAAAGGAGTCATGGCATTTCCCAAAAATATTCCTGGAGTATACAGTCTAGCATAAGATATACAGGATACAAAATATAGTCCTAGACTCTGGTAACAGTACTTTGCCAATGCAGTAGGAggatgagaaaaaattttaaatgtaagacctaatgAGAGGTTCTGAACTTTTTAGACTTCAATACTgaaaatataacattatatatatgaaaaagtaaattttaaaaaatgctattacCCACAAAAACTTTTCAGATGACAATTCAAATAATATGCAAAAAGAGACTTACCAGGTAACTAGAAAATCCATCATTCATCCTCACACACTCTTCATAAAGGGGACTGTCTATTGTGAATCCAGTGAGGCAGATCCAAAATGGCCTGTCAGCTTTTTTGTTTGAACCATACAACCTTCGAATCTGTCCAGCCAGTCTACTTAATTCCTTCAAAGAAGTAAGAACAACTCAGGGCGAAAACATGGCAACTCACTCTAAATTAGCTATCAAGAAATGGCTACAATCAGTTCACTGAACGCTACTCCAGAAAACCCCATGAACTAGGAGTACATGTGTGCGTGTTATACCTTGTGGTATCGCACCTtacagacaaaagaaaatgatacGAGTCCGGAAACAGTGAGGTAGTGGAAAACTGAGAATTTGCCCTCCTGCTGGCCCTGctgttaaatgtttatttttattttattttattttattttttttgagatggagtctcgctctgtcgcccagactggagtgcagtggtgcgatctcggctcactgcaagctccgcctcccgggttcacgccattctcctgcctcagcctccggagtagctgggactacaggcgcccgccaccacgcccggctaatttctttttgtatttttagtagagacggggtttcactgtgttagccaggatggtctcgatctcctgacctcgtgatccgcccgcctcggcctcccaaagtgctgggattacaggcttgagccaccgcgcccggcctaaatgttTAATATATGAAATTCTTATTTTAGCTTTTATCTAAAATCTTATGTAATACTATTTCAGTTATTAAAGAGGTTTGATTAATATACAGAAATGTTTATAGAACATCAGATAAATTTGGTACCTTCTTCCTAACTTCAGGAGATGCAATAGGGTTGGAAGTTTTAACTTTTTGCCCTGAATCACAGACAATGCTCTTACATAAAAGCAGTTTCACAATTTAGCTTGATTTGTTGGATAGGAAAAAAAGACTCTGGGTTTGATTTAATCTGCTATCTTAATTAAGcagtatggatttttttttgagacagggtctggctctgttacccaggctggagtgcagtggtacaatcatagctcactgcagtctcaaattcctgggctcaagtgatcctcctacctcagcctcctgactagctgggactacaggtacaggccaccatacctggttaatttttaattttttagagacaggttcttgctgtattgcctaggctaatctcaaactcctggcctcaagtgatcctcttgccttagcctcccaagatgctgggattataggcaggaactcctggcctcaagtggtcctcttgcctcagcctcccaagatgctgggattataggcaggagccactgtgcccagcctaatagTAGGGAATTCTTGGTTAACATTTTTAGAGGGCTAGAGTTAGAAGTTTCAGGTAAGAACCTCAGATCTGCAGTTTTCCTAACTTATCTGAAAAATATGCAAACACTAGCACATACAATAGATGTCTGAAAAGAGAGTTTAAAATTTACATACTGTGATATAAGGCCTAAAATTAAGGCCCAATATTATGTGCTGCCTTGACATCTGTCAGAACTGGGAATACTTCAAATAGCCTAATAGTAAGCTCCCCTCCCAACTCTGCTCCCGTAAATAAGGTCtcctagctttaaaaaaaaatcctttttatcAAGGGTCCAAGGCATAGTCTCTGTTTATCCCTAAGGAGTGAGTTTTGGTTCCCTGCCAGCCCATGGAATTCTCCAAACAAGCCAATCACATCCTCCTATAGTAACCAGGGGGCACCTCACCCCCTAGATACTACAAAGCCCACCTCACACAGCCCCTTGTTGTTCATTCTGTTCTTGATTACAATCCCCATTTGGCCCTGTATGGTATACAGTATCTTTCTCCCCGGGCTGTAAGTATATGAGACTCAGGAACTGCTGTGAATCGCATCTGTCCAGTGTCAGGTGTCATGCATTCTGCCATTCTCAGAACTCTAGTGTGGGAATCCTTCCCTCATCAATGGGGTGAATGAGCATCAGTTAAAACGCATacattgaggctgggcatggtggctcatgcctgtaatcccagcactttgtgaggcagaagcgggcagatcacctgaggtcaggagtttgagaccaccctggccaacatggcaaaaccccatctctactaaaaatacaaaaaagttagccacgcacagtggctcacaaggtcaggagattgagaccatcctggctaacatggtgaaaccccatctctaccaaaaatacaaaaaattagccaggtgtggtggcaggcacctgtagtcccagctacttgggaggctgaggcacaagaatggcgtgaacccaggaggcggagcttgcagtgagccaacattgcatcactgcactccagtccaggccacagagtgagactccgtctcattaaaaaagaaaaaaaaattagttgggtacggtagtgggtgcctataatcccagctgctcagaaggctgaggcagaagaatcgcttgaacccgggaggcagaggttacagtgagctgagattgtgccattgcactccagcctgggtgacaagagcaagactccatctcaaaaaaacaaaaacaaaaaaaacacacacgtTGCAAAAAGTTCTTCCACCAGCTAATCTTCCCACAACGTGCTACCAAGCAAATACTCCTCTTCCCAAAGATTCAGTGTCTGGCAAACTGAACCTGAAAGGTTCCATCCAGACCGAGGACATCATGAACAAAGAGGCAAAGATGTTGGGCTTGAAACAAAAGACAAGGTAAAAATTTGCAAACTAAACCAAACTACATATATTCTCTTCCAGATTCTTTACAACAGCCACCTTGGAACTGAGTAATCCAGTATAGGAAATCAAACACTTTCCTAGTTTACTAAGGAATCCCAGAAGCTGGAGTTGGCCATATTCTTCGTGAAAGCTGCACCCTTCTGGGCCTCCCTCATGCGAGCAGGAATTCCAGTGGATGTTCTACCTTCTTTGACATGTGGTGGGTCATACTCAAATCGATACACAGTCTTGGTCCTGAGTGTTTGGCTTCCAAAAGTTTCTCTTTGGTTAGAGCTCTCAGGAAACGTTTGCTGTGCTGGGGGCAGATGCCTAAAGCAGAAagatcagaaagaaataaaagtggaaaacCAGAGGAATAATACTATATAAGAAACAAATCTCCCTAGCCaggtgagttttgtttttgtttttgtttttttttttgcatataaagAGAAACTTGATAGCGGTATAAGGTATTCGTTCATTAGGAGATTTACACATAGCAGAGCGGGAAGGAGTATGGGCTCTGGAGCACACAGCAGGGTTTAAATCCAAATTCAGTTTGTTCACTGATTAGCTAAATTATCTTGGGCGTAATTATGTTACTTAATTTCTCGAAGCCTCAGTCTCTtcacctacaaaatgggaatgataataatagctCCTCTCCACTGAGGTAATCCACGTAAAATTCTTAGAACTGAACCTAGCACAGAGTACTGAATAAATGATACTGTTGCTGGTATCATTCCATCTATTCTGAGCTTATAAACACATACGCTAATCAGACAGTTTATATTTGAAATGCAACCTtaaattttgcttctttttttttgagacgcagtctcactctgttgcccaggctggagtgcagtggctcaatctcggctcactgcaacctccacctccggggttcgagattctcttgcctcagcctcccgagtagctgggactacaggtgcccgccaccacacctggctaattttttgtatttttaggagagatggggtttcaccatgttagccaggacggtcgtgatccacccaccttggcctcccagagtgctgggattacaggcgtgagccaccgcgcccagccgcaaattttgctttctttgatGTTTTGATTCCCAAGAAAATAGGACAGTGGGTCCCACATCCCAGATGCCTCTTTTTACTTAAACAAAATTCCTACTCTCCTTGGAACATGCAGACACgtttgctaaaaaataaatatgattatagCAGCAGTCTCATTTATTGTCACCTGGATTTTCTGCACGATTGGCTTTTCTTcgttctttttcttgctttcttttgctcTTCTTTGCTGCAACTATCTTTTCCCagtgtctctgttttctctggacatttttcttatattatccagaaaacaaaattgtttgAGAACTTCATAAgcaccaaaaaaggaaaatgaacattagaaacatttacttattttttctcatttatatataaagtttgGCGAGAAAAAGGAAATTACTCATAAAAACAAACCTAGATTGGATCGTGTTTAGAGAAAACAGAGCCCCAGAAAAAGAGATGTGACCTGGTCAAGGTCACAGAAAATTCATTAGTGACAGGGCCTGGAGTTTAGATTTCCTGACCTTTCAGAGGTGTATCAAAAATTCCTTTTGaactttatttacttttcctaTGACTCAAATGAAACTAAAACTTTAAACCAGTTAGCAGAAAATTAATTCATCACTTAGAATACACAAAACTCATTCCCAGTTTCTCTTTTCACTACCAGTATCCATCCTTAAAACAGGGGTGTCTGAGACATTCCATCATTCAAGGCCGATGGCCAGGCAATACACTACACTCACCGAGCACCATGCTGTACTGCCTGTGGCCAGGGTCTCTCCCTCCTGGCACTCGCCTTCCGCATCAATCTGCAGAAGCTGGAAGCCTTCAGGAAGTCCATCTTCACCTGTCTCCTCTAGGATGCCTTCTTCCCCCTGCAGCACAGGTGATTCTACTTTCTGAGTACTCCCTTCCAATCTCCAGTCCATGTGCTTAGTCCTCTGTTCTTTCAACCAGACTGGAAAAAGGCACAATTATGTAAGCTATTACATTATTTCACTAACATAGGTATCTCCCTACATCCAAATAACAAAGTGTTATTGTGTTACCAAAAGATCAGAAGTGTGTAAAATACTGAACCAGATTTACTGGACTGAGAAAAACTTGTGTCTTCCAGAGAAATGATTCAGCAGAGAAACAGTTCAGTAGTAAGGAAGccaaatacacttttttttttttttttttttttttttttgagacagagtttcactcttgttactcaggctagagtgcaatggcgtgatctcagctcactgcaaactctgccacctgagtgcaagtgattctcttgcctcagcctcctgagtagctgggattacaggcgtctgccaccaagtccagctaatttttctatttttagtagagacggggtttcaccatgttggccaggctggtctcagactcctgacctcaagtgattcacccacctcagcctcccaaagtgtggggactacaggcatgagccactgtgcccggccccagatGCACTTCTTAGAGGACATGCACAACACCTGACATCTCCAAGCAATCAATGATTATCCACTGCTGCAGTGACACAGATAACCAAgttatttattgtgtactttaaaatgcattatatgATTTGAGAGTAGGACAGAGATTGCAAAAGCCACGTCACCTCCCCCATTATGTTTCAACcagtttattttcaaaatctttcctttagcaaatatttattgaacacctattataAATAGGGTACTATACTAGAGACATTCTGGGAGGATGAACCAAAATATACAGTAGAGTGACATGAAACCAAGAATTCTTTTAGGTAGTTGGTATGTATCAGACTTagtttttttaaactatgtattCCCTCCAACTCAGCTGAGTACCACCTGCAGTAGAAAGCCACAGTCAccaatgaaaatgtttaatatccCTCAGAAGTGCTGAGGTTGAAAACTATGGACAAGCACTGTTACAGAACACTTAACAAATGATGTCATAATTTCAAAGTGGAGTTCAAAATCTAAGAACGATATGAGTGAGAAATGCTTtagtcggccgggcgcagtggctcacgcctgtaatcccagcactttggaaggccgaggcaggtggatcacctgaagtcgggagttcgagaccaacctgaccaacatggagaaaccctgtctttactaaaaatacaaaattggccgggcgtggtggcacatgcctacaatcccagctactagggaggctgaggcaggagaatcccttgaacctgggaggcggaggttgcggtgagccgagatcatgccatcgcactccagcctaggcaacaaaagtgaaactccgtctcaaaaaaaaaaaaaaaaaaaaagaaaagaaagaaatgctttagTAAATGGTCAAGTGTCATAGACCAAGAATGATGTGACCATTACCTATGGCTGGTCCTCTGAGTGTAGTCACACAACcactattttatgaaaaatacatcTTAAAAAGTGTAAGTCTATGCAGTATGATTCATGTACATGGTAAAAAGACctatttataatgaaaagtaatAATCCACACTCCTATCCCTTCCACCTCTAGTGGCAACCCTTGTTAACCAGTTGTTTTTCGTTCTTTTGGTACTTAACTCCTTAACCTGAACTCATATGCTTATATCATTATTTCATGATTCATCAGCTTTGAATGTATTGACTCGCTATGAAACCTAAGAATTCAAATCGCTTAAATCAGtccctactattattattactatttttgagacaaggtctcactgttacccgaacttgagtgcagtggcacaatcatggttcactacagcctcaacctgccgggctcaagcaatcctcccgcctcagcctcccatgtagctaggactacaggcatgcatcacaatgcttggctaatttttaaattttctgcagagatgggggtctccctatgttgcccaggctggtctccaactc from Macaca thibetana thibetana isolate TM-01 chromosome 15, ASM2454274v1, whole genome shotgun sequence includes these protein-coding regions:
- the TRMT10B gene encoding tRNA methyltransferase 10 homolog B isoform X1 codes for the protein MDWRLEGSTQKVESPVLQGEEGILEETGEDGLPEGFQLLQIDAEGECQEGETLATGSTAWCSKNVQRKQRHWEKIVAAKKSKRKQEKERRKANRAENPGICPQHSKRFLRALTKEKLLEAKHSGPRLCIDLSMTHHMSKKELSRLAGQIRRLYGSNKKADRPFWICLTGFTIDSPLYEECVRMNDGFSSYLLDIEEEDCFSLFPLETLVYLTPDSEHALEDVDLNKVYILGGLVDESIQKKVTFQKAWEYSVKTARLPIQEYMVRNQNGKNYHSEILAINQVFDILSTYLETRNWPEALKKGVTSGKGYILRNSVE
- the TRMT10B gene encoding tRNA methyltransferase 10 homolog B isoform X2, which encodes MVNTVWLKEQRTKHMDWRLEGSTQKVESPVLQGEEGILEETGEDGLPEGFQLLQIDAEGECQEGETLATGSTAWCSKNVQRKQRHWEKIVAAKKSKRKQEKERRKANRAENPGICPQHSKRFLRALTKEKLLEAKHSGPRLCIDLSMTHHMSKKELSRLAGQIRRLYGSNKKADRPFWICLTGFTIDSPLYEECVRMNDGFSSYLLDIEEEDCFSLFPLETLVYLTPDSEHALEDVDLNKVYILGGLVDESIQKKVTFQKAWEYSVKTARLPIQEYMVRNQNGKNYHSEILAINQVFDILSTYLETRNWPEALKKGVTSGKGYILRNSVE